Within the Pseudomonas putida genome, the region GGCCTGGTGCCGCTGGCCTACCGCTTTTGGCGGCGTTCGCGACTATAGCAGTAATGATTAAGTGCTTCAATTCCATAAAAAATTGTTATGATCCCTCGATGACGACCAATACCCCTCCGACTTCCGGCGTTCAGCTGATCGAAGTCGCGCCGGAGCTTGCCGGCCAACGTATCGACAATTTCCTCATCACCGCGCTCAAGGGCGTGCCCAGGACGCTGGTCTACCGCATCCTGCGCAAAGGCGAGGTCCGGGTCAACAAGGGCCGTGTCAAGCCTGAGTACAAGATCCAGGCCGGTGACATCGTCCGTGTACCGCCCGTGCGCCTGCCTGAGCGTGACGAGCCGGCCCCGGTTGCCCAGGGCCTGCTGCAGCGCCTGGAGGCCGCCATCGTCTACGAAGACAAGGCGCTGATCGTGATGAACAAGCCGGCCGGTATCGCCGTGCATGGTGGCAGTGGCCTGAGCTTTGGGGTGATCGAGGCGCTGCGCCAGCTGCGTCCGGATGCCAAGGAGCTGGAGCTTGTGCACCGCCTGGACCGCGACACCTCTGGCCTGCTGATGATCGCCAAGAAGCGCAGCATGCTGCGCCACCTGCATGCCGCATTGCGCGGTGATGGGGTCGACAAGCGCTACATGGCGCTGGTGCGTGGCCACTGGCCTACCTCGAAGAAGCAGGTCAATGCCCCGTTGCTCAAGAGCAACCTGCGTTCGGGCGAGCGTATGGTCGAGGTGAACGACGAGGGCAAAGAGGCGCTCACCCTGTTCCGTGTGCTTCGCCGTTTCGGCGAGTTCGCCACCATTGTCGAGGCTCGCCCTATCACCGGGCGTACCCATCAGATTCGCGTGCATACGCTGCACGCCGGCCACATGATCGCCGGTGACAGCAAGTATGGCGACGAGGACTTCAGCCGCGAGATTCGTGACCTGGGCGGCAAGCGGCTGTTCCTGCATGCCTATGCCCTCACCGTGCCGCTGCCTGATGGTGGCGAGCTCAAGCTCGAGGCGCCGGTGGACGAAGTCTGGGCGAAAACCGTAGAGCGTCTGGGGGCGTCCTGATTCATGAAGAAGTCTTACGAGTTGCTGATCTTCGACTGGGACGGCACCTTGGCCGACTCGATCGGGCGGATCGTCGAGTCGATGAATGCCGCTGCCGAGCGTGCCGGTGAGGCGCCAAGCCCGGAGGAGGCTGTCAAGGGCATCATCGGCCTGGCGCTTGGTGAGGCCATTTCCACCCTCTACCCGCACCTCGATCCTGTGCAGGTCGAAACCTTCCGTCAGCACTATGCCGACATTTATACGGCGCTTGATCAGCAGCCTTCGCCGTTGTTCGAGGGGGTGGTCGAGTCGCTGGAGGCCTTCCGGGCCGAGGGTTATCGCCTGGCGGTGGCCACTGGCAAGGCGCGCCGTGGTCTGGACCGGGTGCTCAGGGCCAATGGCTGGGAGCGGTTTTTCGACATCACGCGTGCTGCTGATGAGACCCGCGGCAAGCCCCATCCGCTGATGCTCGAGGAAATTCTGGGCCATTGCGGTGTCCAACCTGGGCAGGCGCTGATGGTCGGAGATTCGGCATTCGATCTGCTGATGGCGAAAAACGCCGGTATGCATTCGGCGGCCGTGGGCTATGGTGCCATGTCGCTGCAGGCTTTGGCCGAGTTTGGTCCGCAGGTGTGCATCGATCATTTTTCCCAGTTGCGCGAGTGGCTGGCAGGTTCTGCGCAAATCCAATTCCAAGGTAGGTGAGCATGGTTGACGAGTGGAAAGCACCGGGTTCCGAGACGGAAGAAGAGCGCCTTGCGCGCGAAGACCGTGAAGAGGATGAGCGCGTAGAGCGCAAGAGCTGGAAGCTGCTGGAAAAGACCGTGCTGGCCAGTGTCCAGGAGCAGCGCAGGGCGCGTCGCTGGGGGATCTTCTTCAAGCTGCTGACGTTCGTGTACCTCTTCGGTGTATTGGCCCTGTTCCTGCCTTGGACGGATATGGACAAGGCTGCCTCGCGCGGCACCAACCATACCGCGTTGGTGGAGGTGCGCGGCGTGATCGCGGATCAGGAGGCGGCCAGTGCCGACAACCTCGTCAAGAGCCTGCGCGAAGCCTTCAAGGACCCAAAGACCAAAGCCGTGATCATGCGGATCAACAGCCCGGGCGGCAGTCCGGTGCAGGCAGGTTATGTCTATGACGAGATCCGTCGCCTGCGCGGTGAGTATCCGGATATCAAGTTGTACGCGGTGATCGCCGACCTGGGTGCGTCCGGTGCCTATTACATCGCCAGTGCGGCGGACGAGATCTATGCCGACAAGGCCAGCCTGGTGGGTTCCATCGGTGTGACGGCGGCCGGTTACGGGTTTGTAGGTTCGATGGAGAAACTGGGCGTCGAGCGGCGTACCTACACGGCCGGTGAGCACAAGGCGTTCCTGGACCCGTTTTCGCCGGAAAAGCCTGAAGAGCGGGCGTTCTGGCAGGGTGTGCTGAACACTACTCACCAGCAGTTCATCGCCATGGTCAAACAGGGGCGCGGCGATCGCTTGAAAGACAAGGAGCACCCGGAGCTGTTCAGTGGCCTGGTGTGGTCGGGTGAGCAGGCCAAGGCGCTGGGGCTCGTCGACGGTCTGGGCAGTGCGAGCTATGTGGCCCGTGAGATCGTGGGTGAGAAAGAGTTGGTCGATTTCACCGTCGAGGAGTCGCCGTTCGATCGCTTCTCCAAGCGCCTCGGTGCCAGCATGGCCGAGAAGTTAGCCCTGTACATGGGCTTCCAGGGGCCTGCTCTGCGCTGAGGGCAGGGCGGCCCCTGGCGGTCTCATGGTACTGCCACGCCTTCTTTGCTCAGCATGTCCACCAGCCGAATCAACGGTAGGCCGATCAGGCTGGTGGCGTCGCTCCCGTGGGTGCTCTGGAACAGGCTCACGCCCAGCCCTTCTGCCTTGAAGCTGCCCGCGCAATCCAAGGGCTGCTCGGCCGTCACATAGCGCTCCACGCGCGCCCGATCCAGTTCCCGCAGGGTCACGGTAAACGGTACGCAATCGACCTGGCATTGCCCTGTGGCGGTGTTCAGCAGCGCCACCCCGGTCAGGAAGGTGACGTGCTGCCCGCTGGCCGCAAGCAGCTGTTCGCAGGCCCGCTCGAAACTGTGCGGCTTGCCCAGGATCTGCTCGCCGAGTACCGCAACCTGGTCAGAGCCGATGATCAGGTGTTGCTGGTGGCTGCCGGCGAGTGCCTCGGCCTTCTGCCTGGCCAGGCGTCGCACCAGGTCCGTGGCAGGTTCGTCAGCGAGCGGTCGCTCGTCCAGGTCAGGGCTCGCCCACGTGAAGGGCAGGCCCAGGCGCGCGAGCAGTTCGCGCCGGTAAGGGGAGCTGGAAGCC harbors:
- a CDS encoding HAD family hydrolase, which translates into the protein MKKSYELLIFDWDGTLADSIGRIVESMNAAAERAGEAPSPEEAVKGIIGLALGEAISTLYPHLDPVQVETFRQHYADIYTALDQQPSPLFEGVVESLEAFRAEGYRLAVATGKARRGLDRVLRANGWERFFDITRAADETRGKPHPLMLEEILGHCGVQPGQALMVGDSAFDLLMAKNAGMHSAAVGYGAMSLQALAEFGPQVCIDHFSQLREWLAGSAQIQFQGR
- the rluC gene encoding 23S rRNA pseudouridine(955/2504/2580) synthase RluC; the encoded protein is MTTNTPPTSGVQLIEVAPELAGQRIDNFLITALKGVPRTLVYRILRKGEVRVNKGRVKPEYKIQAGDIVRVPPVRLPERDEPAPVAQGLLQRLEAAIVYEDKALIVMNKPAGIAVHGGSGLSFGVIEALRQLRPDAKELELVHRLDRDTSGLLMIAKKRSMLRHLHAALRGDGVDKRYMALVRGHWPTSKKQVNAPLLKSNLRSGERMVEVNDEGKEALTLFRVLRRFGEFATIVEARPITGRTHQIRVHTLHAGHMIAGDSKYGDEDFSREIRDLGGKRLFLHAYALTVPLPDGGELKLEAPVDEVWAKTVERLGAS
- a CDS encoding S49 family peptidase, which encodes MVDEWKAPGSETEEERLAREDREEDERVERKSWKLLEKTVLASVQEQRRARRWGIFFKLLTFVYLFGVLALFLPWTDMDKAASRGTNHTALVEVRGVIADQEAASADNLVKSLREAFKDPKTKAVIMRINSPGGSPVQAGYVYDEIRRLRGEYPDIKLYAVIADLGASGAYYIASAADEIYADKASLVGSIGVTAAGYGFVGSMEKLGVERRTYTAGEHKAFLDPFSPEKPEERAFWQGVLNTTHQQFIAMVKQGRGDRLKDKEHPELFSGLVWSGEQAKALGLVDGLGSASYVAREIVGEKELVDFTVEESPFDRFSKRLGASMAEKLALYMGFQGPALR
- a CDS encoding Maf family protein, which gives rise to MLPLLLASSSPYRRELLARLGLPFTWASPDLDERPLADEPATDLVRRLARQKAEALAGSHQQHLIIGSDQVAVLGEQILGKPHSFERACEQLLAASGQHVTFLTGVALLNTATGQCQVDCVPFTVTLRELDRARVERYVTAEQPLDCAGSFKAEGLGVSLFQSTHGSDATSLIGLPLIRLVDMLSKEGVAVP